The genomic stretch TCGTATTGTAGAAACAAGATTGCCGCGTCGTTCCTCCTCGCAATGACGATTTCTCTTACATCATTGCGATGATCCCTGTGGGAGAGGAAGCAATCCCATCTCGGGACTGCCACGTCGTCCCCGATATCCATGTGAGGCAGGCTGTTTCTCCTCTTCGAAGTGACGGTTTCTCACCTCGAACTGGCAATAACATTTTGAATCTAAATATCTATAAAATAAATGACAAAAGAAGGAAAGCTAAGGTTAGGGATTTTGGGCCTAGGGGAAGGGCGGAGCACCATATCTGCAGCCCTGAACAGCCAAAAAATCCAGTTGGTACAGATCTGTGACCGCAACGAGGAACTGTGCAAGCAGCGGGCCAAGGAATTTGATTTTCCGCATTTCACTACACGGTATGAAGACATGCTGGAAAATCCCGAAATCGATGCGGTTGGGATATATACCCCGGACAAGTTGCACGCCACCCATATCAAAATGGCCATGGAGCATGGCAAACATGTGGTTTGTACCAAGCCTTTGCTGGATGATCTTAAAGACGCCAAAGCATTGATTGAGCTGCAAGCGAAAACCGGTAAGCGTCTTTTTGTAGGGCAAAGCAGTCGGTTTTTTGAGCCCATGAAGCGGCAGCGGGCAGATTTTAAGAAGGGTCTTATCGGTGAATTGATCACCGTGGAGGCGTATTACCATGCGGATCATCGCTGGTTTTTGGAAAAGCCTTGGGCTTTGGAACCGGCTTTTAAGTGGCTATACGGCGGGTTGAGCCACCCGGTGGACTTTATTCGATGGTATTTGCCGGAGATCGAGGAAGTGATGGGCTATGGCATGCTCAGTACCAATGGCCAACATGGAGGATTGAAAAATCCAGATACGATGCACTTTATCTATAAGGCCAAGGACGGCCGAATCGCAAGGGTATCGGGAGCCTATACTGGGCCTGTGCAGCCAGCATTGAGGGACAGTGAAATGAGCTGTATCCTGCGAGGCACCGAGGGCAGCAGCCAGGGAGATTACATGGAATTGCGTTATGCGATCACAGACAATACGGGTGAGGAGCAGGTAGTGACCTGGGAGCACAAGTCCAAGCACTATTTCCGCTTTGAGGGGAAAAGCCACCATGCCGGGGAATACAATAATTACCTGGAGCACTTTGCCGACAGCATCAACTATGACTTTGTGGCCTATCCAGATCTGACAGAAGGCATTGGCACCATCGCTCTGCTAAAAACCATGGAGAAAAGCCTGAACACTGGCAAACCTGAAAAAGTGGCCGATGTCATTGCTGAATTTGGTCTGGGAAAATACCTGAAGAAATAGGTGAGATGTTATTCCGAGGAATAGCCTGTCCCGATACATCGGGAAGGAATCTCCTTTTGATATCGTTTCAGCTTAATAAAGATGCTTCCTTTCGTCAGCATGGCATAACACCTGTCATCTCGCCGCGGTGAGGGAATCTCATACGGATTTACGGAAAAAGATCCTTTCGCCTGTGGCGAATGACAAGCGGTTTGGATGGATGAAACCGCTTCAAATAGTGAAGAAGTAAGCGTGAATAATGTCAACAAGATTCAGAACGTGATGAAATGTCTTGAATCTCAATACTCACTACTAAAATTAACAACCATTTAACCAATTACAACCATGAGCAAAATTTTATCAGACGAACAATTAAACCAGTTTCAAGAGGAGGGGTTCTGTATTGTCAAAGATGTCATCCCCAAGGAATTATTAAAGCGACTACAGGAGGAGTGTCAGCGCTTTATGAAGGAAAAGGATGATGAAATGGACCGCAAGGGAGTGGAAGTAGACGAGATCAACCACAAGGGAAAGCGGTATTTTATCGCCCTTCGCTACAAAGATAGCGAAACCATGCAGGACCTGATCTTTGGTAAGCAGATGGAAGAGATTACCCGCAAAATCCTTGGAGATGACGTGTACCTCTTTTTAGAGCAGTTTGTCGTCAAAGCTGCGGATAAAGGCATGACTTTCAGCTGGCATCAAGATTCGGGTTACCTTGATTTTGAGCACAAGCCATATTTGTCAGTTTGGTGCCCTCTTGATGATGTCACAGAAGAGAATGGCACAGTTTACCTGCTGCCTTACAAGGATGCCGGTACCAAAAACAGAATTGACCATGAGCTACAAGAAGGAACCAATGATAAGGTGGGTTATTTTGGAGACAATCCAGGCGTGCCGGCCATCCTGAATGCAGGAGATGTAGCACTGTTTTCCAGCACCTGCTTCCACCGCAGCGGTTCCAATAAGACAGGGAAATCCAGAAGGGTGCTTTTGATCCAATACTCTGCAGAACCTATTATGAAAGGAGAAAAGCCGCTTTACTGGGCAGATCCCTTTGTTATCAATGGCGAGCGAAAAAAGGAAGTGCCGGCATAAAATACTAAAAGCGTCATTGCGAGGAAGAATGACGAAGCAATCTCATCTAAAGAAGACGAGATTGTTTCCTCTCTGCGGTCATCGCAATGACGTTTATTGAACAATTACGACCCAACAATACCCATGGAAATACATGAAATACTTCAACCGCTGGATTTTGCGGTGGTTGGTCTTTACTTGGTGACCCTGATAGGCATCGGCTATTGGGTGAGTTTTAAGAAAAAGCGAGATGCAAACGAAAACCTGTTTTTGGCCGGAAACTCTCTGGGATGGCCCAGCATCGGTTTTACCATGTGGGGCACTAACGTCGGCCCGTCCATGCTGATCGCCTCGGCGAGTATTGGCTATACCACAGGGGTGGTAGCGGGTAATTTTGCTTGGTATGCGTTTATCTTTATTTTCTTGCTGGCGGTGGTCTTTGCTCCACGGTATTTGGGGGCTCGGGTGCAGACCCTTCCGGAATTTATGGGCAAGCGCTTTGGCAATTCCACCCAGAATATCCTTGCTTGGTACACAATTGTAACGGTACTCATTAGCTGGTTATCCTTGACGCTGTTTGCAGGAGGGATTTTGATCCGTCAGATACTGGATTTGCCGCTTTGGCTTTCTGTGATTATCCTGATTCTTATTGCCGCTTTTTTTACGATTGCCGGAGGGCTCAAGGCCATTGCCTATACCAATGTGTTCCAGATGGTGCTGTTGATCGTTGTTTCATTAGTGCTGACCTTGACTGGATTGTACAAAGTAGGTGGTGTTGGAGAATTGATTGCGGCTACTCCTGGAGAATACTGGAACCTATTGTTGCCGGCGGATGATCCCAATTATCCGTGGATTGCCATTGCATTGGGATATCCAGTCATGGGGGTCTGGTTTTGGTGTACGGATCAGTCCATGGTACAGTCTGTCCTGGGCGCCAAAAACCTGAAGGCAGGTCAGCTGGGAGCCAATTTTACAGGCTGGCTAAAGATCTTGGATGTGGCTTTGTTTATCATCCCCGGGATCATTTGCTATGTCCTGTTTCCGGATCTTGACAATCCCGATGAAGCGTATATGACCATGGTGACCAAGCTATTTCCTGTAGGGATGACCGGGTTGGTCATGGCGGTGTTGATCGCAGCATTGGTGAGCACGATTGATTCTGCACTGAATGCGCTGAGCACTGTTTTTACCATGGATATTTATGTAAAAAAGTACAAGCCCGAAGCCAGCCAAAAGCAGATCGTGACGATCGGCAGGGTGGTGACCGTTTTGGGAGCTGTCATTGCTATTTTCCTGACCTTGGCCATTGACAGCATCAAAGGGCTCAATCTCTTTGATGTGTTCCAGTCCATCCTGGGATTCATTGCCCCGCCGATGTCGGTGGTATTTCTTTTTGGGGTGCTATGGAAGAAGACCACCACACGGGCAGCCAATACCGTTTTGCTCTTTGGAACCATCTTGAGTTTGGGGATTGGCGTCCTGTATCTCTGGGTGTTTCCTAATGCAGAGCATGCCTTTTGGCCGCATTTTCTGCTACTTTCATTTTATATTTTTGTGTTTTTGGCCGTATTGATTGTGGTGATCTCTTATGCCGAGCGAAACCGAAAAGATTTGCATGCAAGTACGTTGAATTACGGTGCGATCCCTAAGCTGCCCGGAACGGTAAAGTGGTTGTGGCTCGCCCTGATTGTCGTAATGGTGGTATTGTATGTGTTGTTTAACGGGAATTAGTATTAAGTTGCAAGATTTTAGACGTGAGATATGAGACTTGAGAGGAATGTACCGAGGGCTGTGCCCCGGTACGGGATATAGTCGAGCCTGTCTGCATCAGGTAGGCTTTTAGCTTGATATTAAGTACAAAGTACGAGGCACGAAGTAAGAAGACCGCGTTCCATCTATGTCTCAAGTTTAACATCTTATTTTATAGCTCATTACTCACCACT from Echinicola soli encodes the following:
- a CDS encoding Gfo/Idh/MocA family protein → MTKEGKLRLGILGLGEGRSTISAALNSQKIQLVQICDRNEELCKQRAKEFDFPHFTTRYEDMLENPEIDAVGIYTPDKLHATHIKMAMEHGKHVVCTKPLLDDLKDAKALIELQAKTGKRLFVGQSSRFFEPMKRQRADFKKGLIGELITVEAYYHADHRWFLEKPWALEPAFKWLYGGLSHPVDFIRWYLPEIEEVMGYGMLSTNGQHGGLKNPDTMHFIYKAKDGRIARVSGAYTGPVQPALRDSEMSCILRGTEGSSQGDYMELRYAITDNTGEEQVVTWEHKSKHYFRFEGKSHHAGEYNNYLEHFADSINYDFVAYPDLTEGIGTIALLKTMEKSLNTGKPEKVADVIAEFGLGKYLKK
- a CDS encoding phytanoyl-CoA dioxygenase family protein: MSKILSDEQLNQFQEEGFCIVKDVIPKELLKRLQEECQRFMKEKDDEMDRKGVEVDEINHKGKRYFIALRYKDSETMQDLIFGKQMEEITRKILGDDVYLFLEQFVVKAADKGMTFSWHQDSGYLDFEHKPYLSVWCPLDDVTEENGTVYLLPYKDAGTKNRIDHELQEGTNDKVGYFGDNPGVPAILNAGDVALFSSTCFHRSGSNKTGKSRRVLLIQYSAEPIMKGEKPLYWADPFVINGERKKEVPA
- a CDS encoding sodium:solute symporter family transporter; its protein translation is MEIHEILQPLDFAVVGLYLVTLIGIGYWVSFKKKRDANENLFLAGNSLGWPSIGFTMWGTNVGPSMLIASASIGYTTGVVAGNFAWYAFIFIFLLAVVFAPRYLGARVQTLPEFMGKRFGNSTQNILAWYTIVTVLISWLSLTLFAGGILIRQILDLPLWLSVIILILIAAFFTIAGGLKAIAYTNVFQMVLLIVVSLVLTLTGLYKVGGVGELIAATPGEYWNLLLPADDPNYPWIAIALGYPVMGVWFWCTDQSMVQSVLGAKNLKAGQLGANFTGWLKILDVALFIIPGIICYVLFPDLDNPDEAYMTMVTKLFPVGMTGLVMAVLIAALVSTIDSALNALSTVFTMDIYVKKYKPEASQKQIVTIGRVVTVLGAVIAIFLTLAIDSIKGLNLFDVFQSILGFIAPPMSVVFLFGVLWKKTTTRAANTVLLFGTILSLGIGVLYLWVFPNAEHAFWPHFLLLSFYIFVFLAVLIVVISYAERNRKDLHASTLNYGAIPKLPGTVKWLWLALIVVMVVLYVLFNGN